A genomic stretch from Astatotilapia calliptera chromosome 4, fAstCal1.2, whole genome shotgun sequence includes:
- the unkl gene encoding putative E3 ubiquitin-protein ligase UNKL isoform X1: MPSVSKTAANASPQTEKPTHYTYLKEFRTEQCPLFLQHKCTQHRPFTCFHWHFLNQRRRRPIRRRDGTFNYSPDVYCTKYDETTGICPDGDDCPYLHRTTGDTERKYHLRYYKTGTCIHETDARGHCVKNGLHCAFAHGPHDLRPPVYDIREIQAQEALQNGQLGSGEGIPDLQPGVLASQAMIEKTLTEDPRWQDTTFVLANYKTDQCTKPPRLCRQGYACPHYHNSRDRRRNPRKFKYRSTPCPNVKHGDEWGEPSKCESGDSCQYCHSRTEQQFHPEIYRSTKCNDMRQTGYCPRGPFCAFAHVERIPSTEETMSSLLTAIQSSSQSQLSSQQYSECPVTEWNSGGNSTNSTASSNGQIGSVSCSNSSTVTSSSGSDTLLSPMGSISSRLKSLNNNNSCSESTTSSVSSLTSNYPKAPGFEREDQIKNKGQVDQKMMDQEKQTQNTVFSVVNPLASSFTSSITSSLASSIGSDSSSPTTLSTMNAKATPFYPGSNTVESVIDLFCFPSGSALDLNFSDINVASLDKELEDQDNSVGMAGQRVLSGSAPVNIPGSLARSSSFNSSSSLSTSPLSSLSQSLSQSLLSGTVSQQNQPSNMLAKQEHGLLGTPTSSSQNSLGLNGGASSIWDFVSGSFSPSPSPVFSSLTSTTTSADVARLFRELDEAKRKIKQFEEAWHQVKQACEACQKDAHEAKEQAKTAEAERQLAEQKWEETERKLKELQGDFDALCRTPGTPLLRSYGELDQLPLSKLHSIQSQLRNDLDLIDGVIYQLQSKKCIVCQKHDRCIVLQPCQHYVLCENCAPSKTECPYCRTKILKW, translated from the exons ATGCCGTCGGTTTCGAAAACGGCGGCCAATGCGTCTCCTCAAACCGAGAAACCTACCCACTATAC ATACTTGAAGGAGTTCAGGACAGAGCAGTGCCCGTTGTTCCTCCAGCACAAGTGTACGCAGCACAGACCCTTTACGTGCTTTCACTGGCATTTTCTCAACCAGCGACGAAGGCGACCCATACGAAGAAGGGACGGGACTTTCAACTACAGCCCCGACGTTTACTGCACCAAGTACGACGAGACCACAGGCATCTGCCCAGATGGCGATGA cTGTCCTTATTTACACCGGACCACTGGTGACACAGAGCGCAAGTACCATCTACGATATTACAAGACTGGCACTTGTATCCATGAGACAGATGCTCGAGGGCATTGTGTGAAGAATGGCCTCCACTGTGCTTTTGCTCATGGGCCACATGATCTCCGACCTCCAGTCTATGATATCAG AGAAATCCAAGCACAAGAGGCCCTCCAAAATGGACAGTTGGGATCTGGGGAAGGGATTCCTGATTTGCAGCCTGGTGTGCTAGCCAGCCAAGCTATGATTGAAAAAACTCTGACAGAAGATCCCCGGTGGCAAG ataccacttttgttttaGCCAATTATAAAACAGATCAGTGTACTAAGCCACCCAGACTATGCAGACAGGGCTATGCTTGCCCCCACTACCACAACAGTAGAGATCGGAGGAGAAATCCTCGAAAGTTCAAGTACAG GTCAACTCCTTGCCCTAATGTGAAGCACGGTGATGAATGGGGCGAGCCCTCAAAGTGTGAAAGTGGAGACAGTTGCCAGTATTGCCATTCTCGTACCGAACAGCAGTTTCATCCAGAG ATCTACAGATCCACCAAATGCAATGACATGCGCCAGACTGGATACTGTCCCAGAGGACCATTTTGTGCATTTGCACATGTAGAAA GAATTCCTTCTACAGAAGAGACCATGAGCTCATTGCTAACAGCGATACAGTCGAGTTCTCAGTCCCAGCTGAGCTCTCAGCAGTATTCAGAGTGTCCAGTCACTGAGTGGAACAGTGGAGGAAACTCCACCAACAGCACAGCCAGTAGCAATGGACAAATAGGAAGT GTTTCATGTTCTAATAGCTCAACTGTAACGTCAAGCTCAGGAAGCGACACTTTGTTATCCCCAATGGGATCCATCAGCAGCAGGCTCAAAtccttaaataataataattcatgttCAGAGTCCACCACATCCAGTGTCTCATCTCTGACGTCTAACTATCCCAAAGCTCCGGGCTTTGAACGTGAAGATCAG ATTAAGAACAAGGGACAGGTGGATCAAAAAATGATGGACCAAGAAAAACAG ACACAAAATACTGTATTCTCTGTGGTGAACCCATTGGCATCAAGCTTTACCTCCAGTATAACATCAAGCTTGGCCTCTAGTATTGGTTCAGACAGTTCTTCACCCACCACCTTATCAACGATGAATGCAAAAGCCACTCCTTTCTATCCAGGGAGCAACACAGTGGAGTCTGTCATTG atttgttttgtttcccgtcaggatccGCACTGGACCTCAACTTTAGTGACATTAATGTTGCATCGCTTGATAAGGAGTTAGAGGATCAAGATAACAGTGTGGGAATGGCAG GTCAAAGGGTGCTAAGTGGATCTGCTCCTGTCAACATTCCTGGCTCATTGGCACGATCATCTTCTTTTAATTCTTCATCATCGCTCTCCACCTCCCCTCTAAGTTCTCTCTCCCAGTCGCTGTCACAGTCCCTGCTGTCTGGGACAGTATCTCAGCAAAATCAACCTTCAAACATGCTAGCCAAGCAAGAGCACGGCCTTCTGGGAACACCCACCTCCTCTTCCCAGAACTCTCTGG GCTTGAACGGAGGAGCTAGCAGCATTTGGGACTTTGTAAGTGGCAGCTTTTCACCCAGTCCatctccagttttcagcagcCTAACCTCCACAACCACCAGTGCTGATGTGGCCCGCCTTTTCAGAGAGCTGGATGAGGCCAAGAGGAAGATCAAACAATTTGAGGAGGCCTGGCATCAGGTGAAGCAA GCCTGTGAAGCTTGCCAGAAAGACGCTCATGAAGCAAAGGAGCAAGCAAAGACAGCAGAGGCAGAGCGGCAGCTGGCAGAACAGAAATGGGAAGAAACGGAGCGCAAGCTGAAAGAGCTCCAGGGGGACTTTGATGCGCTTTGTCGCACCCCTGGAACACCTCTTCTACGTAGCTATGGAGAGCTGGACCAGCTTCCCTTGTCTAAGCTTCACTCCATCCAGAGTCAGCTGCGTAATGACCTAGACCTTATAGATGGG GTAATATATCAGCTTCAGTCAAAGAAATGTATAGTTTGCCAAAAGCATGATCGTTGCATTGTTCTGCAGCCTTGCCAACATTATGTACTCTGTGAGAACTGTGCACCTAGTAAAACAGAATGTCCCTACTGTAGAACAAAAATATTGAAGTGGTGA
- the unkl gene encoding putative E3 ubiquitin-protein ligase UNKL isoform X3 — protein MPSVSKTAANASPQTEKPTHYTYLKEFRTEQCPLFLQHKCTQHRPFTCFHWHFLNQRRRRPIRRRDGTFNYSPDVYCTKYDETTGICPDGDDCPYLHRTTGDTERKYHLRYYKTGTCIHETDARGHCVKNGLHCAFAHGPHDLRPPVYDIREIQAQEALQNGQLGSGEGIPDLQPGVLASQAMIEKTLTEDPRWQDTTFVLANYKTDQCTKPPRLCRQGYACPHYHNSRDRRRNPRKFKYRSTPCPNVKHGDEWGEPSKCESGDSCQYCHSRTEQQFHPEIYRSTKCNDMRQTGYCPRGPFCAFAHVERIPSTEETMSSLLTAIQSSSQSQLSSQQYSECPVTEWNSGGNSTNSTASSNGQIGSVSCSNSSTVTSSSGSDTLLSPMGSISSRLKSLNNNNSCSESTTSSVSSLTSNYPKAPGFEREDQIKNKGQVDQKMMDQEKQTQNTVFSVVNPLASSFTSSITSSLASSIGSDSSSPTTLSTMNAKATPFYPGSNTVESVIDLFCFPSGSALDLNFSDINVASLDKELEDQDNSVGMAGQRVLSGSAPVNIPGSLARSSSFNSSSSLSTSPLSSLSQSLSQSLLSGTVSQQNQPSNMLAKQEHGLLGTPTSSSQNSLVFSSLTSTTTSADVARLFRELDEAKRKIKQFEEAWHQVKQACEACQKDAHEAKEQAKTAEAERQLAEQKWEETERKLKELQGDFDALCRTPGTPLLRSYGELDQLPLSKLHSIQSQLRNDLDLIDGVIYQLQSKKCIVCQKHDRCIVLQPCQHYVLCENCAPSKTECPYCRTKILKW, from the exons ATGCCGTCGGTTTCGAAAACGGCGGCCAATGCGTCTCCTCAAACCGAGAAACCTACCCACTATAC ATACTTGAAGGAGTTCAGGACAGAGCAGTGCCCGTTGTTCCTCCAGCACAAGTGTACGCAGCACAGACCCTTTACGTGCTTTCACTGGCATTTTCTCAACCAGCGACGAAGGCGACCCATACGAAGAAGGGACGGGACTTTCAACTACAGCCCCGACGTTTACTGCACCAAGTACGACGAGACCACAGGCATCTGCCCAGATGGCGATGA cTGTCCTTATTTACACCGGACCACTGGTGACACAGAGCGCAAGTACCATCTACGATATTACAAGACTGGCACTTGTATCCATGAGACAGATGCTCGAGGGCATTGTGTGAAGAATGGCCTCCACTGTGCTTTTGCTCATGGGCCACATGATCTCCGACCTCCAGTCTATGATATCAG AGAAATCCAAGCACAAGAGGCCCTCCAAAATGGACAGTTGGGATCTGGGGAAGGGATTCCTGATTTGCAGCCTGGTGTGCTAGCCAGCCAAGCTATGATTGAAAAAACTCTGACAGAAGATCCCCGGTGGCAAG ataccacttttgttttaGCCAATTATAAAACAGATCAGTGTACTAAGCCACCCAGACTATGCAGACAGGGCTATGCTTGCCCCCACTACCACAACAGTAGAGATCGGAGGAGAAATCCTCGAAAGTTCAAGTACAG GTCAACTCCTTGCCCTAATGTGAAGCACGGTGATGAATGGGGCGAGCCCTCAAAGTGTGAAAGTGGAGACAGTTGCCAGTATTGCCATTCTCGTACCGAACAGCAGTTTCATCCAGAG ATCTACAGATCCACCAAATGCAATGACATGCGCCAGACTGGATACTGTCCCAGAGGACCATTTTGTGCATTTGCACATGTAGAAA GAATTCCTTCTACAGAAGAGACCATGAGCTCATTGCTAACAGCGATACAGTCGAGTTCTCAGTCCCAGCTGAGCTCTCAGCAGTATTCAGAGTGTCCAGTCACTGAGTGGAACAGTGGAGGAAACTCCACCAACAGCACAGCCAGTAGCAATGGACAAATAGGAAGT GTTTCATGTTCTAATAGCTCAACTGTAACGTCAAGCTCAGGAAGCGACACTTTGTTATCCCCAATGGGATCCATCAGCAGCAGGCTCAAAtccttaaataataataattcatgttCAGAGTCCACCACATCCAGTGTCTCATCTCTGACGTCTAACTATCCCAAAGCTCCGGGCTTTGAACGTGAAGATCAG ATTAAGAACAAGGGACAGGTGGATCAAAAAATGATGGACCAAGAAAAACAG ACACAAAATACTGTATTCTCTGTGGTGAACCCATTGGCATCAAGCTTTACCTCCAGTATAACATCAAGCTTGGCCTCTAGTATTGGTTCAGACAGTTCTTCACCCACCACCTTATCAACGATGAATGCAAAAGCCACTCCTTTCTATCCAGGGAGCAACACAGTGGAGTCTGTCATTG atttgttttgtttcccgtcaggatccGCACTGGACCTCAACTTTAGTGACATTAATGTTGCATCGCTTGATAAGGAGTTAGAGGATCAAGATAACAGTGTGGGAATGGCAG GTCAAAGGGTGCTAAGTGGATCTGCTCCTGTCAACATTCCTGGCTCATTGGCACGATCATCTTCTTTTAATTCTTCATCATCGCTCTCCACCTCCCCTCTAAGTTCTCTCTCCCAGTCGCTGTCACAGTCCCTGCTGTCTGGGACAGTATCTCAGCAAAATCAACCTTCAAACATGCTAGCCAAGCAAGAGCACGGCCTTCTGGGAACACCCACCTCCTCTTCCCAGAACTCTCTGG ttttcagcagcCTAACCTCCACAACCACCAGTGCTGATGTGGCCCGCCTTTTCAGAGAGCTGGATGAGGCCAAGAGGAAGATCAAACAATTTGAGGAGGCCTGGCATCAGGTGAAGCAA GCCTGTGAAGCTTGCCAGAAAGACGCTCATGAAGCAAAGGAGCAAGCAAAGACAGCAGAGGCAGAGCGGCAGCTGGCAGAACAGAAATGGGAAGAAACGGAGCGCAAGCTGAAAGAGCTCCAGGGGGACTTTGATGCGCTTTGTCGCACCCCTGGAACACCTCTTCTACGTAGCTATGGAGAGCTGGACCAGCTTCCCTTGTCTAAGCTTCACTCCATCCAGAGTCAGCTGCGTAATGACCTAGACCTTATAGATGGG GTAATATATCAGCTTCAGTCAAAGAAATGTATAGTTTGCCAAAAGCATGATCGTTGCATTGTTCTGCAGCCTTGCCAACATTATGTACTCTGTGAGAACTGTGCACCTAGTAAAACAGAATGTCCCTACTGTAGAACAAAAATATTGAAGTGGTGA
- the unkl gene encoding putative E3 ubiquitin-protein ligase UNKL isoform X2 — MPSVSKTAANASPQTEKPTHYTYLKEFRTEQCPLFLQHKCTQHRPFTCFHWHFLNQRRRRPIRRRDGTFNYSPDVYCTKYDETTGICPDGDDCPYLHRTTGDTERKYHLRYYKTGTCIHETDARGHCVKNGLHCAFAHGPHDLRPPVYDIREIQAQEALQNGQLGSGEGIPDLQPGVLASQAMIEKTLTEDPRWQDTTFVLANYKTDQCTKPPRLCRQGYACPHYHNSRDRRRNPRKFKYRSTPCPNVKHGDEWGEPSKCESGDSCQYCHSRTEQQFHPEIYRSTKCNDMRQTGYCPRGPFCAFAHVERIPSTEETMSSLLTAIQSSSQSQLSSQQYSECPVTEWNSGGNSTNSTASSNGQIGSVSCSNSSTVTSSSGSDTLLSPMGSISSRLKSLNNNNSCSESTTSSVSSLTSNYPKAPGFEREDQIKNKGQVDQKMMDQEKQTQNTVFSVVNPLASSFTSSITSSLASSIGSDSSSPTTLSTMNAKATPFYPGSNTVESVIGSALDLNFSDINVASLDKELEDQDNSVGMAGQRVLSGSAPVNIPGSLARSSSFNSSSSLSTSPLSSLSQSLSQSLLSGTVSQQNQPSNMLAKQEHGLLGTPTSSSQNSLGLNGGASSIWDFVSGSFSPSPSPVFSSLTSTTTSADVARLFRELDEAKRKIKQFEEAWHQVKQACEACQKDAHEAKEQAKTAEAERQLAEQKWEETERKLKELQGDFDALCRTPGTPLLRSYGELDQLPLSKLHSIQSQLRNDLDLIDGVIYQLQSKKCIVCQKHDRCIVLQPCQHYVLCENCAPSKTECPYCRTKILKW, encoded by the exons ATGCCGTCGGTTTCGAAAACGGCGGCCAATGCGTCTCCTCAAACCGAGAAACCTACCCACTATAC ATACTTGAAGGAGTTCAGGACAGAGCAGTGCCCGTTGTTCCTCCAGCACAAGTGTACGCAGCACAGACCCTTTACGTGCTTTCACTGGCATTTTCTCAACCAGCGACGAAGGCGACCCATACGAAGAAGGGACGGGACTTTCAACTACAGCCCCGACGTTTACTGCACCAAGTACGACGAGACCACAGGCATCTGCCCAGATGGCGATGA cTGTCCTTATTTACACCGGACCACTGGTGACACAGAGCGCAAGTACCATCTACGATATTACAAGACTGGCACTTGTATCCATGAGACAGATGCTCGAGGGCATTGTGTGAAGAATGGCCTCCACTGTGCTTTTGCTCATGGGCCACATGATCTCCGACCTCCAGTCTATGATATCAG AGAAATCCAAGCACAAGAGGCCCTCCAAAATGGACAGTTGGGATCTGGGGAAGGGATTCCTGATTTGCAGCCTGGTGTGCTAGCCAGCCAAGCTATGATTGAAAAAACTCTGACAGAAGATCCCCGGTGGCAAG ataccacttttgttttaGCCAATTATAAAACAGATCAGTGTACTAAGCCACCCAGACTATGCAGACAGGGCTATGCTTGCCCCCACTACCACAACAGTAGAGATCGGAGGAGAAATCCTCGAAAGTTCAAGTACAG GTCAACTCCTTGCCCTAATGTGAAGCACGGTGATGAATGGGGCGAGCCCTCAAAGTGTGAAAGTGGAGACAGTTGCCAGTATTGCCATTCTCGTACCGAACAGCAGTTTCATCCAGAG ATCTACAGATCCACCAAATGCAATGACATGCGCCAGACTGGATACTGTCCCAGAGGACCATTTTGTGCATTTGCACATGTAGAAA GAATTCCTTCTACAGAAGAGACCATGAGCTCATTGCTAACAGCGATACAGTCGAGTTCTCAGTCCCAGCTGAGCTCTCAGCAGTATTCAGAGTGTCCAGTCACTGAGTGGAACAGTGGAGGAAACTCCACCAACAGCACAGCCAGTAGCAATGGACAAATAGGAAGT GTTTCATGTTCTAATAGCTCAACTGTAACGTCAAGCTCAGGAAGCGACACTTTGTTATCCCCAATGGGATCCATCAGCAGCAGGCTCAAAtccttaaataataataattcatgttCAGAGTCCACCACATCCAGTGTCTCATCTCTGACGTCTAACTATCCCAAAGCTCCGGGCTTTGAACGTGAAGATCAG ATTAAGAACAAGGGACAGGTGGATCAAAAAATGATGGACCAAGAAAAACAG ACACAAAATACTGTATTCTCTGTGGTGAACCCATTGGCATCAAGCTTTACCTCCAGTATAACATCAAGCTTGGCCTCTAGTATTGGTTCAGACAGTTCTTCACCCACCACCTTATCAACGATGAATGCAAAAGCCACTCCTTTCTATCCAGGGAGCAACACAGTGGAGTCTGTCATTG gatccGCACTGGACCTCAACTTTAGTGACATTAATGTTGCATCGCTTGATAAGGAGTTAGAGGATCAAGATAACAGTGTGGGAATGGCAG GTCAAAGGGTGCTAAGTGGATCTGCTCCTGTCAACATTCCTGGCTCATTGGCACGATCATCTTCTTTTAATTCTTCATCATCGCTCTCCACCTCCCCTCTAAGTTCTCTCTCCCAGTCGCTGTCACAGTCCCTGCTGTCTGGGACAGTATCTCAGCAAAATCAACCTTCAAACATGCTAGCCAAGCAAGAGCACGGCCTTCTGGGAACACCCACCTCCTCTTCCCAGAACTCTCTGG GCTTGAACGGAGGAGCTAGCAGCATTTGGGACTTTGTAAGTGGCAGCTTTTCACCCAGTCCatctccagttttcagcagcCTAACCTCCACAACCACCAGTGCTGATGTGGCCCGCCTTTTCAGAGAGCTGGATGAGGCCAAGAGGAAGATCAAACAATTTGAGGAGGCCTGGCATCAGGTGAAGCAA GCCTGTGAAGCTTGCCAGAAAGACGCTCATGAAGCAAAGGAGCAAGCAAAGACAGCAGAGGCAGAGCGGCAGCTGGCAGAACAGAAATGGGAAGAAACGGAGCGCAAGCTGAAAGAGCTCCAGGGGGACTTTGATGCGCTTTGTCGCACCCCTGGAACACCTCTTCTACGTAGCTATGGAGAGCTGGACCAGCTTCCCTTGTCTAAGCTTCACTCCATCCAGAGTCAGCTGCGTAATGACCTAGACCTTATAGATGGG GTAATATATCAGCTTCAGTCAAAGAAATGTATAGTTTGCCAAAAGCATGATCGTTGCATTGTTCTGCAGCCTTGCCAACATTATGTACTCTGTGAGAACTGTGCACCTAGTAAAACAGAATGTCCCTACTGTAGAACAAAAATATTGAAGTGGTGA
- the unkl gene encoding putative E3 ubiquitin-protein ligase UNKL isoform X4 → MPSVSKTAANASPQTEKPTHYTYLKEFRTEQCPLFLQHKCTQHRPFTCFHWHFLNQRRRRPIRRRDGTFNYSPDVYCTKYDETTGICPDGDDCPYLHRTTGDTERKYHLRYYKTGTCIHETDARGHCVKNGLHCAFAHGPHDLRPPVYDIREIQAQEALQNGQLGSGEGIPDLQPGVLASQAMIEKTLTEDPRWQDTTFVLANYKTDQCTKPPRLCRQGYACPHYHNSRDRRRNPRKFKYRSTPCPNVKHGDEWGEPSKCESGDSCQYCHSRTEQQFHPEIYRSTKCNDMRQTGYCPRGPFCAFAHVERIPSTEETMSSLLTAIQSSSQSQLSSQQYSECPVTEWNSGGNSTNSTASSNGQIGSIKNKGQVDQKMMDQEKQTQNTVFSVVNPLASSFTSSITSSLASSIGSDSSSPTTLSTMNAKATPFYPGSNTVESVIDLFCFPSGSALDLNFSDINVASLDKELEDQDNSVGMAGQRVLSGSAPVNIPGSLARSSSFNSSSSLSTSPLSSLSQSLSQSLLSGTVSQQNQPSNMLAKQEHGLLGTPTSSSQNSLGLNGGASSIWDFVSGSFSPSPSPVFSSLTSTTTSADVARLFRELDEAKRKIKQFEEAWHQVKQACEACQKDAHEAKEQAKTAEAERQLAEQKWEETERKLKELQGDFDALCRTPGTPLLRSYGELDQLPLSKLHSIQSQLRNDLDLIDGVIYQLQSKKCIVCQKHDRCIVLQPCQHYVLCENCAPSKTECPYCRTKILKW, encoded by the exons ATGCCGTCGGTTTCGAAAACGGCGGCCAATGCGTCTCCTCAAACCGAGAAACCTACCCACTATAC ATACTTGAAGGAGTTCAGGACAGAGCAGTGCCCGTTGTTCCTCCAGCACAAGTGTACGCAGCACAGACCCTTTACGTGCTTTCACTGGCATTTTCTCAACCAGCGACGAAGGCGACCCATACGAAGAAGGGACGGGACTTTCAACTACAGCCCCGACGTTTACTGCACCAAGTACGACGAGACCACAGGCATCTGCCCAGATGGCGATGA cTGTCCTTATTTACACCGGACCACTGGTGACACAGAGCGCAAGTACCATCTACGATATTACAAGACTGGCACTTGTATCCATGAGACAGATGCTCGAGGGCATTGTGTGAAGAATGGCCTCCACTGTGCTTTTGCTCATGGGCCACATGATCTCCGACCTCCAGTCTATGATATCAG AGAAATCCAAGCACAAGAGGCCCTCCAAAATGGACAGTTGGGATCTGGGGAAGGGATTCCTGATTTGCAGCCTGGTGTGCTAGCCAGCCAAGCTATGATTGAAAAAACTCTGACAGAAGATCCCCGGTGGCAAG ataccacttttgttttaGCCAATTATAAAACAGATCAGTGTACTAAGCCACCCAGACTATGCAGACAGGGCTATGCTTGCCCCCACTACCACAACAGTAGAGATCGGAGGAGAAATCCTCGAAAGTTCAAGTACAG GTCAACTCCTTGCCCTAATGTGAAGCACGGTGATGAATGGGGCGAGCCCTCAAAGTGTGAAAGTGGAGACAGTTGCCAGTATTGCCATTCTCGTACCGAACAGCAGTTTCATCCAGAG ATCTACAGATCCACCAAATGCAATGACATGCGCCAGACTGGATACTGTCCCAGAGGACCATTTTGTGCATTTGCACATGTAGAAA GAATTCCTTCTACAGAAGAGACCATGAGCTCATTGCTAACAGCGATACAGTCGAGTTCTCAGTCCCAGCTGAGCTCTCAGCAGTATTCAGAGTGTCCAGTCACTGAGTGGAACAGTGGAGGAAACTCCACCAACAGCACAGCCAGTAGCAATGGACAAATAGGAAGT ATTAAGAACAAGGGACAGGTGGATCAAAAAATGATGGACCAAGAAAAACAG ACACAAAATACTGTATTCTCTGTGGTGAACCCATTGGCATCAAGCTTTACCTCCAGTATAACATCAAGCTTGGCCTCTAGTATTGGTTCAGACAGTTCTTCACCCACCACCTTATCAACGATGAATGCAAAAGCCACTCCTTTCTATCCAGGGAGCAACACAGTGGAGTCTGTCATTG atttgttttgtttcccgtcaggatccGCACTGGACCTCAACTTTAGTGACATTAATGTTGCATCGCTTGATAAGGAGTTAGAGGATCAAGATAACAGTGTGGGAATGGCAG GTCAAAGGGTGCTAAGTGGATCTGCTCCTGTCAACATTCCTGGCTCATTGGCACGATCATCTTCTTTTAATTCTTCATCATCGCTCTCCACCTCCCCTCTAAGTTCTCTCTCCCAGTCGCTGTCACAGTCCCTGCTGTCTGGGACAGTATCTCAGCAAAATCAACCTTCAAACATGCTAGCCAAGCAAGAGCACGGCCTTCTGGGAACACCCACCTCCTCTTCCCAGAACTCTCTGG GCTTGAACGGAGGAGCTAGCAGCATTTGGGACTTTGTAAGTGGCAGCTTTTCACCCAGTCCatctccagttttcagcagcCTAACCTCCACAACCACCAGTGCTGATGTGGCCCGCCTTTTCAGAGAGCTGGATGAGGCCAAGAGGAAGATCAAACAATTTGAGGAGGCCTGGCATCAGGTGAAGCAA GCCTGTGAAGCTTGCCAGAAAGACGCTCATGAAGCAAAGGAGCAAGCAAAGACAGCAGAGGCAGAGCGGCAGCTGGCAGAACAGAAATGGGAAGAAACGGAGCGCAAGCTGAAAGAGCTCCAGGGGGACTTTGATGCGCTTTGTCGCACCCCTGGAACACCTCTTCTACGTAGCTATGGAGAGCTGGACCAGCTTCCCTTGTCTAAGCTTCACTCCATCCAGAGTCAGCTGCGTAATGACCTAGACCTTATAGATGGG GTAATATATCAGCTTCAGTCAAAGAAATGTATAGTTTGCCAAAAGCATGATCGTTGCATTGTTCTGCAGCCTTGCCAACATTATGTACTCTGTGAGAACTGTGCACCTAGTAAAACAGAATGTCCCTACTGTAGAACAAAAATATTGAAGTGGTGA